The following are from one region of the Malassezia vespertilionis chromosome 4, complete sequence genome:
- a CDS encoding uncharacterized protein (COG:S; EggNog:ENOG503NZZT) has translation MTAHTPIDAAGWESVVHAYASLDAVKDALFVIEEMRQDIAKLWATVQDALDNAGVQLASAVKHAQCRVCEAVEAHADPVLEKERQRLLDVWTPIRLDADTAVASLQDGRLLLGLYNAYCQAHMLMDTLEAALAALRNETASEARAAFEAQRAHYVPASRQLLGVLESSAGRASRVCPEIRTYLDNVWTRWGILQHALSATELDKLAEHTQAAPIPTPLQTPPRRAASGPLRWSNMPPLPAMPGSAPRLPTNFTPSVQRDSPPRTPKSTGAPAPVLRRRGSMLPRRSMHTPEPALRAGTTERVRTPSNALRPRHSEVRRYASCASLASLPRTRRAFEAYVPQRHDALDIGVARVCNAYNVPVERVDGAPGDECHRYILFSKTVACRLLKMHNPTDARAVEPRYVHVRVGGGWLELEQWVGAH, from the exons ATGACGGCGCATACGCCGATCGATGCGGCGGGTTGGGAAAGTGTAGTCCACGCGTATGCATCGCTCGACGCTGTGAAGGATGCGCTTTTTGTTATAGAAGAAATGCGACAAGACATTGCCAAGCTGTGGGCTACAGTGCAAGATG cgcttgaCAATGCAggcgtgcagctcgcgaGTGCGGTCAAGCATGCACAGTGCCGCGTATGCGAGGCGGTGGAAGCACACGCCGATCCCGTGCTCGAAAAAGAGCGGCAGCGTTTGTTGGATGTGTGGACGCCGATCCGCCTCGATGCAGACACCGCAGTCGCCTCGCTCCAGGACGGCCGTCTGCTCCTTGGCCTGTACAATGCGTACTGCCAAGCACACATGCTTATGGACACTCtcgaagcggcgcttgccgcgctgcgcaacgagACAGCaagcgaggcgcgcgcggcatttgaggcgcagcgcgcacatTACGTGCCGGCCTCCCGCCAGCTTCTCGGCGTGTTGGAATCGAGTGCTGGGCGTGCGTCTCGCGTTTGCCCCGAGATCCGCACGTATCTCGACAATGTATGGACGCGCTGGGGAATACTCCAGCATGCATTAAGTGCTACAGAACTCGACAAACTGGCAGAGCACACGCAAGCGGCACCAATCccgacgccgctgcagacgccgccgcggcgcgcagcaagcggccctttgcgctggagcaaCATGCCGCCATTGCCGGCGATGCCTggctctgcgccgcgcttgccgacAAACTTTACGCCGTCTGTCCAGCGCGATTctccgccgcgcacacCAAAAAGCACGGgcgcgcccgcgcccgTGCTCcgacggcgcggctcgatgctcccgcggcgctcgatgcaTACGCCAGAGCccgctttgcgcgcgggcACCACAGAGCGTGTACGTACCCCATCAAACGCACTGCGCCCAAGACACTCGGAGGTGCGACGCTACGCGTCgtgtgcatcgctcgcgtcgctcccacgcacgcggcgcgcgtttgAGGCGTACGTGCCTCAGAGACACGATGCACTCGATATCGGAGTTGCACGCGTGTGCAATGCGTACAATGTACCTGTCGAGCGCGTTGACGGGGCACCCGGCGACGAATGCCATCGCTACATCCTCTTTTCCAAGACGGTAGCATGCCGGCTGCTAAAAATGCACAATCCCAcggatgcgcgcgcagtaGAGCCGCGCTATGTTCACGTTCGTGTGGGCGGTGGATGGCTGGAATTGGAGCAGTGGGTCGGGGCCCACTAG
- a CDS encoding uncharacterized protein (COG:U; EggNog:ENOG503NWHS), producing the protein MAAYFTVRWRVYLGDWQRDNPSLWVPQAEAQRRAYRHLLQKFLATLHVDHVHGADPLQNGAKNVWQKRAAAQQNMDQITLDVQRMQLGTDMQEALTRILFVWSCMHKDLGYKQGMHEIAEWLWRLRARESIMDNTAHGVQDKGTSAEACESAASLSAAQFATLLSQDAVEDDTYFLVSSVLERLLPQFNAERAGSPALLKALLHRVDPLLAKHLAEIHVDWQPVLLRWHRLLYLNTFPADEILMLWDALFAIDPALQLMQYVSAAMIVRQRDQLLVDGPTDAMHHLLHYGDQEPRPSAALLVEQALKLQLHPSLDTVEEIVRENKAMVGAQHAHNAPPPECAEPHAPLRLAELTKIKAQQFATDIMRRAPFFRPTLGTEPAWGPLAEDRLHTEPCNIDTQRRQAMLSFDDVKHSYMQ; encoded by the exons ATGGCCGCGTACTTTaccgtgcgctggaga GTGTACTTGGGCGACTGGCAGCGAGATAATCCTTCCCTATGGGTGCCGCAAGCtgaggcgcagcggcgtgcgtaCCGGCACTTGCTACAAAAATTTctcgcgacgctgcacgtCGATCATGTCCACGGGGCCGATCCACTGCAGAATGGCGCAAAGAATGTATGGCAGaagcgtgcagctgcgcagcagaaTATGGACCAGATAACACTGGATGTACAGCGGAtgcagctcggcacggATATGCAGGAAGCGCTCACACGGATCTTATTTGTATGGTCTTGCATGCACAAGGACCTGGGGTACAAGCAAGGAATGCACGAGATTGCGGAATGGCTATGGAGATTGCGTGCACGAGAGAGTATCATGGATAATACGGCACATGGCGTGCAGGACAAGGGCACAAGCGCGGAAGCATGCGAGTCTGCTGCGTCGCTCTCTGCAGCACAGTTTGCAACACTGCTATCGCAGGATGCTGTGGAAGACGATACCTATTTTCTTGTGTCGAGTGTGCTTGAGCGACTTCTTCCGCAATTCAatgccgagcgtgcgggctcgcccgcgctgctcaaagCGCTCCTGCACCGCGTTGATCCTCTGCTGGCCAAGCACCTCGCAGAGATCCATGTGGACTGGCAGCCTGTGCTGCTGCGGTGGCACCGGCTGCTCTACCTTAACACATTTCCAGCAGACGAGATCTTGATGTTGTGGGACGCACTATTTGCCATCGATCCAGCATTGCAGCTAATGCAGTACGTTTCTGCAGCGATGATCGTTCGCCAGCGCGATCAGCTGCTTGTCGATGGCCCCACCGACGCGATGCATCATTTGCTGCACTACGGGGATCAAGAACcgcggccaagcgccgcgctccttgtGGAGCAAGCGTTGAAGCTCCAGCTGCATCCGTCGCTGGACACGGTCGAGGAGATTGTGCGCGAAAACAAGGCCATGGttggcgcacagcacgctcacaatgcgccgccgccagaaTGCGCGGAGCCACATGCGCCACTCcggctcgccgagcttACCAAAATCAAGGCGCAGCAATTCGCCACAGACATtatgcgacgcgcgccgttttTCCGCCCCACCCTTGGAACGGAGCCCGCATGGGGTCCACTCGCAGAGGATCGGCTGCACACGGAGCCGTGCAACATTGATACCCAGCGCCGACAAGCGATGCTCTCATTTGACGATGTAAAACACTCGTACATGCAATAG
- the hob1 gene encoding BAR adaptor protein Hob1 (COG:U; EggNog:ENOG503NU0B; BUSCO:EOG09262PPU), with product MKGFAKVMKRAPHIVSSKVGLASKSTDVEFDHIRRKYEAIEKLTSLLASEGQTFLNAVKRMLSSSTDFAREFSLLFHPFGREYDLERRHPEAVQTLANLTDYVTFIDQLRETLRPEQDLIASRIVAPLQEVEAIMKSVEKAISKRDHKLIDFDRHNNAYTKLKDKQNRSSKDDQHMFKLETECETAAADYEFHNDLLKEELPQFLSMATRLITPIFYSFYYMELNIYYTTLERIQEFAKGKFDISENNLLSHEHKYATSMTAIVAQMEQISIRKPTPPSARILQLAKSGQPLTQMQPKDNLGPLPEATEVSAPPPAYSAAEAAAVPEKASSYVIALYDYAAQAAGDLSFSAGDRIEVVERTPSTEDWWTGTLNGMQGVFPGYVLYYTHL from the exons ATGAAAGGGTTTGCGAAGGTGatgaagcgcgcgccgcacattgTGTCGTCGAAAGTCGGCCTTGCATCGAAGTCAACGGATGTAGAATTCGATCACATCAGACGGAAATACGAGGCGATAGAAAAGCTGACCTCGCTCCTTGCCAGTGAAGGGCAGACGTTCCTGAATGCTGTCAAGC GCATGCTTTCCTCCAGCACGGACTTTGCACGTGAATTCAGTCTGCTCTTCCACCCTTTCGGTCGCGAATACGACCTGGAGCGCAGGCACCCCGAGGCTGTGCAGACGCTGGCGAACCTGACCGACTATGTCACGTTTATTGACCAGCTCcgcgagacgctgcgtCCCGAGCAGGACTTGAttgcatcgcgcatcgttgcgccgctgcaagaggTCGAGGCGATTATGAAGAGTGTTGAGAAAGCGATCTCGAAGCGCGATCACAAG CTCATCGACTTTGACCGGCACAATAATGCATACACCAAGCTCAAGGATAAACAGAACCGCTCGTCGAAGGATGACCAGCATATGTTTAAGCTGGAGACTGAGTGTGAGACCGCCGCTGCGGACTACGAGTTCCACAACGACCTGCTCAAGGAAGAGCTGCCTCAATTTTTGTCCATGGCGACGCGGCTCATCACCCCCATCTTTTACTCGTTCTACTATATGGA ACTCAATATTTACTACACGACGCTCGAGCGGATCCAAGAGTTTGCCAAGGGCAAGTTTGATATTTCTGAGAACAATTTGCTCTCGCACGAACACAAGTATGCAACGAGTATGACTgccatcgtcgcgcagaTGGAGCAGATCTCGATTAGGAAACCCACGCCGCccagtgcgcgcattttgcaGCTTGCCAAGTCGGGCCAGCCGCTTACCCAGATGCAGCCCAAAGACAACTTGGGTCCGCTGCCTGAGGCGACCGAAGTCTCTGCGCCTCCGCCGGCTTACTCTGCCGCAGAAGCAGCCGCCGTGCCCGAGAAAGCTTCATCGTACGTCATCGCACTGTACGACTACGCCGCACAGGCCGCGGGCGACTTGAGCTTCAGTGCGGGCGACCGCATCGAAGTCGTGGAacgcacgccgagcaccGAGGATTGGTGGACAGGCACGCTAAATGGCATGCAGGGCGTCTTCCCAGGGTACGTGCTCTACTATACTCACCTCTAG
- a CDS encoding uncharacterized protein (EggNog:ENOG503PKM9) codes for MRMGEAAHAPSTRGRKRKNPLSSVSSDSANAARVSMPRANGLPGAQGSHKKRPYYNAVFGPEPEEDMADALVDTLDIITPRDLAVARYAQNHAYLEKIFAPNRFDTMQAPASPYKEHDADALKAQLNILASSMEELHKEHKQRRKALNAPEVAQERQDDLEDWQRDAGKGAVLGIGYISARMPQAVAEHFAARRTEAVPHASVQSAIAQVNQEHSAAEAAPQTHLIPSNGADASISSGETPAAPSQ; via the coding sequence atgcgcatgGGCGAggcagcgcatgcgcctTCGACACGcgggcgcaagcgcaagaatcCATTGTCATCCGTGTCTTCAGATTCAGCgaatgccgcgcgtgtttctatgccgcgcgcaaacggccTGCCGGGCGCACAGGGCTCGCACAAGAAGCGGCCGTACTACAACGCGGTCTTTGGGCCCGAGCCAGAGGAGGACATGGCTGATGCACTGGTAGACACTTTGGATATCATTACGCCGCGCGATCTGGCTGTGGCACGGTATGCACAGAATCACGCATACCTGGAGAAAATATTTGCGCCGAACCGGTTTGATACCATGCAGGCGCCTGCGTCTCCGTACAAGGAACACGACGCGGATGCACTCAAGGCGCAGCTCAACATCCTTGCATCTAGTATGGAAGAACTGCATAAggagcacaagcagcgtcgGAAGGCGCTAAACGCACCAGAGGTTGCGCAAGAGAGGCAGGATGATCTTGAGGATTGGCAACGCGACGCTGGTAAaggcgccgtgcttggtATCGGTTATATTtctgcgcgcatgccgcaaGCAGTGGCAGAGCACTttgccgcacgccgcacagAGGCTGTGCCGCATGCCAGTGTGCAATCTGCCATTGCACAGGTCAATCAGGAGCACTCCGCAGCAgaggcagcgccgcagacaCATTTAATTCCGTCGAacggcgcagacgcatcCATATCAAGTGGTGAaacgccagcagcgcccaGTCAGTAG
- a CDS encoding uncharacterized protein (EggNog:ENOG503NV2M; BUSCO:EOG09262JZW; COG:J), which yields MSEPPAGAVAPPADAPMPKEPQAVKDKKAAKELKRERRAAAKAQQDGAAISHAKPEQKPKDAAPRAKNMSEAAPAKSTAAHLVPQASLDKDLSNVGVLGDASLFGNVVLPRSAQLNAFSWNAASARATIHPEVLSLCHQLATFNVRGANKRAIAVLRALGAVIRDYRTPQGAVLSRDLLTRVSQQVGHIVESRPMNTSTGHAVRFLKYEISVVDSNLGEAEAKEHLLDRIEHFIRDRIIYAAKVIQTHAAAKIHDGDVVMAYARSSVIEGTLLQAHRNGVKFEVIVIDSRPLFEGRELAERLIGAGIPTTYGLLSSLSTLIPRVNLLLLGTSSLLSNGAPYARAGTAMCAMLAHGYHIPVIICCETYKFSDRIQLDSFVVNEAGNCSDLLSQEDDSAQSKSKLLTRAECSAEPRLKVVQLLYDVTPPRYISAVASEVGLGGTESVGVILRDYKSVLFGI from the coding sequence ATGTCGGAGCCGCCCGCTGGGGccgttgcgccgcccgcggATGCACCCATGCCGAAGGAACCGCAAGCGGTAAAAGACAAAAAGGCCGCAAAAGAGCTTAAGCgtgagcgccgcgctgcggcgaaagcgcagcaagacgGTGCGGCGATTAGCCACGCAAAACCCGAGCAAAAACCCAAGGACGCCGCACCCCGAGCAAAAAACATGAGCGAGGCCGCGCCGGCCAAAAGCACCGCAGCACACTTAGTACCTCAGGCATCGCTGGACAAGGACCTCTCCAACGTGGGTGTCCTTGGCGATGCGTCGCTCTTTGGCAACGTTGTTCTCccccgcagcgcgcagctgaATGCATTCAGCTGGAATGCTGcgtccgcgcgcgcaaccATCCACCCCGAAGTGCTCAGCTTGTGCCACCAGCTGGCGACATTCaacgtgcgcggcgcaaacaaACGCGCAATTGCCgtcctgcgcgcgctgggcgcagtGATCCGCGACTATCGCACGCCCCAAGGCGCGGTGCTGAGCCGCGATTTGCTCACGCGTGTCTCGCAGCAAGTCGGCCACATTGTCGAGTCGCGCCCGATGAATACTAGCACGGGTCATGCGGTCCGCTTCCTGAAATACGAAATCAGTGTCGTGGACTCGAACCTCGGCGAAGCCGAGGCGAAGGAGCATCTGCTGGACCGCATTGAGCATTTTATCCGCGACCGCATCATCTATGCAGCTAAAGTGATCCAGACGCATGCCGCAGCCAAGATTCACGACGGTGACGTGGTGATGGCATACGCACGCTCGTCGGTGATCGAAGGCACGCTTCTCCAAGCACACCGCAATGGAGTCAAGTTCGAGGTGATTGTCATCGACTCGCGCCCATTGTTTGAAGGCAGGGAGCTTGCGGAGCGGTTGATCGGGGCTGGCATACCTACCACGTACGGCCTGCTTTCCTCGCTCAGTACGCTCATCCCCCGGGTCAACCTGCTCCTTCTCGGCACCTCGTCCCTGCTCtcgaacggcgcgccgtatgcgcgtgcaggcacgGCAATGTGTGCAATGCTCGCACATGGGTACCACATCCCTGTGATTATCTGCTGCGAGACGTACAAGTTCAGCGACCGGATTCAGCTGGACAGCTTCGTGGTGAACGAGGCGGGTAACTGCTCGGACCTGCTCTCTCAGGAAGACGACTCGGCGCAAAGCAAGAGCAAGCTGCTCACGCGCGCAGAATGCAGTGCAGAGCCGCGACTCAAGGTCGTCCAGCTGTTGTACGATgtgacgccgccgcggtaTATTAGCGCGGTTGCGAGCGAGGTGGGCCTTGGGGGGACGGAGAGTGTGGGTGTGATTCTGCGTGATTACAAGAGTGTGCTATTCGGCATCTAG
- a CDS encoding uncharacterized protein (COG:O; EggNog:ENOG503PD6M): MPMDWYAILEVEPTANATEIRTAYRKQALRSHPDRAAAHEKEDATSRFKMIAEAYEVLGDDRRRWEYDRFEYPLLNGEMGYDAFDNHASTSPTGHTFVWESSFDSARRANQGRPGPEGFGRGAFVDPFELFSWMFARDFHEMETRDTSLAASSNSPAFTDDPFGANGPFGMGMPMGAAPSTKADPFDHFGRAPGFGFNANPFNVLSGFPPTHTTGGMGNAQSMFSSSSNMSSFGGTSESRQTTVVNGRRETVITKRDAQGNETVRRISPSGETVLINGELQPTLGAAPKPAELTDQSGQASAPPVEAPREQPQAQKRKKWKLF; encoded by the exons ATGCCCATGGATTGGTACGCCATCCTAGAGGTGGAACCTACGGCAAATGCCACCGAGATACGAACCGCTTATCGCAAACAG gcgctcCGGTCGCATCCTGatcgtgccgctgcacacgagAAAGAGGACGCCACATCGCGGTTCAAGATGATCGCGGAGGCGTACGAGGTGCTGGGCGACGATCGACGACGCTGGGAGTATGATCGGTTTGAGTACCCCCTACTGAATGGAGAAATGGGCTACGACGCATTCGATAACCACGCATCGACTTCGCCGACTGGCCATACGTTTGTGTGGGAGAGCAGCTTTGAttctgcacgccgcgcaaaccAAGGCAGGCCTGGGCCAGAAGGATTTGGTCGTGGTGCGTTTGTCGATCCCTTTGAGCTCTTTAGCTGGATGTTTGCGCGGGACTTTCACGAAATGGAGACGAGGGACACATCTCTCGCCGCCTCGTCCAATAGCCCTGCATTCACCGACGATCCGTTTGGCGCGAACGGTCCGTTTGGGATGGGTATGCCGATGGGTGCGGCGCCCAGCACCAAAGCCGACCCGTTTGACCACTTTGGCCGCGCTCCCGGTTTTGGATTTAATGCGAACCCCTTTAATGTTTTGTCTGGATTCCCTCCTACACACACGACAGGAGGCATGGGCAACGCGCAGTCCATGTTTTCCTCATCTTCTAATATGTCCAGCTTTGGTGGCACGAGCGAGTCGCGCCAGACGACCGTGGTCAACGGCCGCCGCGAGACTGTGATCACGAAACGCGATGCACAGGGCAACGAAacggtgcggcgcatttcgCCTTCTGGCGAGACGGTGTTGATAAacggcgagctgcagcCGACGCTCGGGGCAGCGCCGAAACCTGCGGAACTGACGGACCAGTCTGGCCAGGCTTCTGCGCCCCCCGtagaagcgccgcgcgagcagcCGCAGGCACAGAAACGTAAAAAGTGGAAGCTTTTTTAG
- a CDS encoding uncharacterized protein (COG:U; COG:Y; EggNog:ENOG503NVCC): MDTVYVQELHGLLQQANVPDTAAVKSATEALQTRYLKDSKAVPSLFEITATSPELPVRQLAGVELRKKLAKNTKAWTKQNVAVRDGIKARLLELITEEQSALLRNGLARIIAEIARKELPMNGWPALLPWLFDSAESPNAAQRQISVLVLFIVLETFVDGSEALKANLPRIMALFSKSLQDPESLDVRVTTVRALGKVAENLDADDQADLAAMQSAMPQIMHVLQQSFDVGNSEGVRQILDVFENLSMLETPLISSHLAELIALFVRNGANREHEEDLRLMCLNSLIWTIQYKRSRVQSLGLAKPLLEQLMPIATEEESDDVEEDTPARLALRVIDQLATELPPSHVFPPLLEQIQLYASNSDPMHRKAAMMAFGVSVEGCSEYIRPHMNELWPFVENGMRDADPIVQKASCVTLGCLCEMLDEECAAKSSVFLPLIMELLNAPATQRSATTALDALLEVMGDDIAQYLSAIMERLTGLLETAPLSVKATITGAIGSAAHAAKDGFVPYFVPLMQRIQPFLYLVEEGEEMDLRGIATDTVGTFAEAVGKEHFSPYLPEMMKLAVESLEMDKPRIRECAFIFFAVMARVYGEDFAPYLDHVVPKMTASFEQSEHDPLPGAPGDGTMPGFGIPSNDDGDDEFLDLEEFSDSFLNVSTAIAVEKEVAADSLGELFKHTKAAFLPYVPASMEQLLLLTSHFYQGIRKSAIASLFIYVVTLYELSSPPKWDAGAAPTVPLNAEVRKVVEVVMPNVMEAWEAEDDRTAAIEICQSLASALNKCGPALIAPDWLESTCTYTHMILEKKSPAQLDPEEPEAQDEMEASEYESVLISAATDLVGAMANVLGADFTGPMHQFLPQIIKYYAPGRSQSDRATAIGSLGEIVVGMKSAITPFTQDILATLSRSLMDEEPSVRSNSAFAAGVLIEHSTIDLSPHYSSLLAALQSYFSKEEDEPEEIKTTRDNACGCLARMIIKNAEAMPLDQALPVLFSCLPLDNDYAEWAPILFCLIHLIQADNSVALQYFDTIMQLFRHVLASEEDVLGGMLRGQLCAFLAQLKSTQYAGKVAQHDLDAFLV, translated from the exons ATGGAT ACCGTGTACGTGCAGGAGCTGCACGGATTGCTGCAGCAGGCCAATGTGCCAGACACTGCGGCGGTCAAGTCG GCCACTGAAGCGTTGCAAACGCGCTACTTGAAAGACAGCAAAGCCGTGCCTTCTCTGTTTGAAATCACGGCCACGTCGCCTGAGCTGCCCGTGCGCCAGCTTGCAGGTGTAGAGCTGCGGAAGAAGCTGGCGAAGAACACCAAGGCGTGGACGAAGCAGAACGTGgctgtgcgcgacggcatcaaagcgcgcctgctggAGCTCATCACGGAAGAGCAAAGTGCACTACTCCGCAATGGCCTTGCACGTATCATTGCcgagattgcgcgcaaggagctgcCGATGAATGGGTGGCCTGCGCTTCTGCCGTGGCTGTTTGACTCTGCCGAGTCGCCCAACGCGGCCCAGCGCCAAATTAGTGTGCTCGTCCTCTTCATCGTCCTCGAGACGTTTGTCGACGGCAGCGAGGCGCTGAAAGCGAATTTGCCGCGGATCATGGCCTTGTTCTCCAAGAGCCTGCAGGACCCTGAATCGCTGGATGTGCGTGTGACgacggtgcgtgcgctgggcaAAGTTGCCGAGAACTTGGACGCGGACGACCAGGCAGACTTGGCAGCAATGCAAAGTGCGATGCCGCAAATCATGCATGTCTTGCAGCAGAGTTTTGATGTTGGAAACAGCGAAGGCGTGCGCCAGATTTTGGACGTGTTTGAAAATTTGAGCATGCTAGAAACGCCGCTCATCTCGTcgcacctcgccgagctcatTGCGCTGTTtgtgcgcaatggcgcaAACCGCGAGCACGAAGAGGATCTTCGTCTGATGTGCCTCAACTCGCTCATTTGGACGATCCAGTacaagcgctcgcgcgtACAGAGTCTTGGCCTTGCCAAGCccttgctcgagcagcttaTGCCGATCGCGACCGAGGAAGAGTCGGACGATGTCGAAGAGGACACgcctgcgcgccttgcgctccgtGTGATTGACCAGCTTGCGACGGAGCTGCCGCCCAGCCATGTCTTCCCCCCGCTTTTGGAGCAGATCCAGCTGTATGCATCGAACAGCGACCCGATGCACCGCAAGGCTGCCATGATGGCGTTTGGCGTCAGTGTCGAGGGCTGCTCCGAGTACATCCGTCCCCACATGAACGAGCTGTGGCCGTTTGTCGAGAACGGGATGCGGGACGCCGACCCCATCGTGCAAAAAGCGTCCTGTGTCACGCTCGGATGCCTGTGCGAgatgctcgacgaggagtGTGCGGCGAAGAGCAGCGTCTTTTTGCCCCTAATTATGGAGCTGCTCAATGCgcctgcgacgcagcgctccgCCACAACGgcactcgacgcgctgctcgaagTGATGGGTGACGACATTGCACAGTATTTGTCCGCGATCATGGAGCGTCTCACGGGCCTGCTCGagacggcgccgctgtcTGTCAAGGCGACCATTACGGGCGCAATTGGAAGTgcggcacacgctgcgAAAGACGGTTTTGTGCCGTACTTTGTGCCGctcatgcagcgcatccagccGTTCCTCTACCTTGTCGAGGAAGGCGAGGAGATGGATTTGCGCGGGATTGCCACGGACACGGTCGGCACGTTTGCCGAGGCCGTCGGCAAGGAGCACTTTTCCCCCTACCTGCCCGAGATGATGAAGCTTGCTGTCGAGAGTCTCGAGATGGACAAGCCAAGGATCCGCGAGTGTGCCTTCATCTTCTTCGCCGTGATGGCACGTGTCTATGGCGAGGACTTTGCGCCGTACCTCGACCATGTCGTGCCGAAAATGACCGCGTCGTTTGAACAGTCGGAGCACGACCCTTTGCcgggcgcgccgggcgATGGCACCATGCCTGGCTTTGGCATCCCCTCCAacgacgacggcgacgacgagtTCCTCGACCTCGAAGAGTTCAGCGACTCGTTCCTCAATGTAAGCACCGCGATTGCCGTGGAAAAAGAGGTGGCGGCCGACtcgcttggcgagctgttCAAGCACACCAAGGCTGCCTTCCTCCCGTATGTTCCCGCATCgatggagcagctgctcctgcTCACCTCCCACTTCTACCAGGGGATTCGCAAGAGTGCGATTGCCTCCTTGTTCATCTATGTCGTGACGCTCTACGAGCTGTCCAGCCCCCCCAAATGGGacgcgggcgctgcgcctaCCGTGCCGCTGAATGCCGAGGTGCGCAAGGTGGTCGAGGTGGTGATGCCAAATGTGATGGAGGCGTGGGAAGCCGAAGACGACCGCACCGCCGCGATCGAGATCTGTCAGTCGCTTGCAAGCGCGCTAAACAAGTGTGGCCCAGCCCTGATTGCGCCCGACTGGCTGGAAAGTACGTGCACATACACCCACATGATCCTCGAGAAAAAGTcgcctgcgcagcttgaTCCCGAGGAGCCAGAGGCCCAAGACGAGATGGAGGCGAGCGAGTACGAGTCGGTTTTGATCAGCGCAGCGACCGATTTGGTCGGCGCGATGGCCAacgtgctcggcgccgactTTACCGGGCCCATGCACCAGTTCCTCCCCCAGATCATCAAGTATTACGCGCCGGGTCGGTCCCAAAGCGATCGTGCGACGGCGATTGGGTCGCTGGGCGAGATTGTTGTTGGGATGAAGAGCGCAATTACGCCATTTACCCAGGATATCCTTGCCACTctctcgcgctcgctcaTGGACGAAGAACCGTCCGTGCGTTCCAACTCGGCGTTTGCTGCGGGTGTGTTGATCGAGCACAGCACAATAGATCTTTCGCCGCACTATTCGTCGCTGCTCGCTGCGTTGCAAAGCTACTTTAGCaaagaagaggacgagCCGGAGGAAATCAAGACGACGCGTGACAATGCATGTGGCtgtcttgcgcgcatgaTTATAAAAAACGCCGAGGCCATGCCGCTGGACCAGGCATTGCCGGTGCTGTTCTCGTGCCTGCCGCTGGATAACGACTATGCCGAGTGGGCGCCGATCCTCTTTTGCTTGATTCACTTGATTCAAGCGGATAACTctgttgcgctgcagtaCTTTGACACGATCATGCAGCTCTTCCGCCATGTGCTTGCAAGCGAGGAGGATGTGTTGGGCGGGATGCTGCGTGGGCAGCTCTGTGCATTCCTCGCACAGCTCAAGAGTACGCAGTATGCTGGAAAGGTGGCACAGCACGACTTGGATGCGTTCCTTGTGTAG